In Bacteroidota bacterium, the genomic window GGTTGATAAAATGGAAAAATTGCCAAAGGACATCGAATGGCACCTAATCGGGCATCTTCAAACAAATAAAGTGAAACATATCGCCTCTTTTGTGAGCCTTATACATGGTGTTGATTCAATTAAATTATTAAAAGAAATAAATAAACAAGCAGTTAAATATAACCGCACAATCCCTGTTCTTTTGCAAATCCATATTGCTAGTGAGGAAACAAAATTCGGTTTGAATTTTAAAGAAGCTGAACAAATAATTCATTCCGAAAGTTTAAAAAGTTTAAAAAACATCGTTTTAAGAGGCTTTATGGGCATGGCTACATTTACAAAAGATAAAACCGTAATCAGAAATGAATTCCGTTCGCTTTCGGTTTTTTTTAATAAATTAAAATCAACAATCAACAATCCCGATTTCTCCGAACTTTCCATGGGTATGAGTGGAGATTATGAAATAGCCATTGAAGAAGGAAGTACAATGGTTAGAGTAGGTAGTGCCATATTTGGTAACAGATAAAAACACTAAAAAGAAAGTAATTTAGTTTATTTAAGATATCGTTTATTAAGTATTTATAAAATGGAAACGCTAAATAAAAAAACACAAATACATGTAAAAGCACTTGAGTCTGCAAATAACGCAGATGTGCTAAAATCCATACAAGCGCTTCGCTTAAACGGAACTGAAGAGGCAATTCCCTTTCTTGTTCAAACCCTGGTTAACAATCCTGATGAGGACATAAAGAATGAAATTACTCATTTGTTGTTTGACTTAAAAAACATAAAAGCCCTTCCTGCTCTGGTAATGGAAATCATTAATCCTGCAAATCTGGAATTTCAACACATTCTTATTTCGGCTTGTTGGGAATCAGGAATGGATTGTTCAAAATATTTGAACTTTTTTGTTGAATTGGCCATTAATTCCAATTATTGTGTTGCCTTTGAATGTCTTACAGTAATTGAAAATATGGTAGGTCCTTTTAATGTTCCAAAAATGGATGAACTTATTGAAAAAACAAAAAATGCAGCAGATGAGGATCCATCCAGGTTTGATTTGTTAAATAGCCTTTGGGAAGTTCTTGTTGATATTAAAGCTTCCGGTGAACCGGAATAATTTCTCATGCTTTGATGCATTACCCTTCTCTTTTATATACCATTTGCTAAAATATTTCATTAAGTTTGCCACTGCCAATAATTAAATGAAAAACCAATGAATCTGGAATTTAATAAAAATGAAGATGTAAACAAATTGATGGTTTCAGAAATGAAACAAAAACTATCAGTTGTTAAACTAGGAGGAGGAAAAACAAAAATTGAAAAACAGCACAAAGATGGAAAATTAACGGCCAGGGAAAGGATAGATTATCTTATTGACAAGGGTAGTAGAACCATTGA contains:
- a CDS encoding YggS family pyridoxal phosphate-dependent enzyme; the encoded protein is MSIEANIGQIKKKLPKQVKLIAVSKTIPIEGIIEAYNSGHKIFGENKVQELVDKMEKLPKDIEWHLIGHLQTNKVKHIASFVSLIHGVDSIKLLKEINKQAVKYNRTIPVLLQIHIASEETKFGLNFKEAEQIIHSESLKSLKNIVLRGFMGMATFTKDKTVIRNEFRSLSVFFNKLKSTINNPDFSELSMGMSGDYEIAIEEGSTMVRVGSAIFGNR
- a CDS encoding HEAT repeat domain-containing protein — its product is METLNKKTQIHVKALESANNADVLKSIQALRLNGTEEAIPFLVQTLVNNPDEDIKNEITHLLFDLKNIKALPALVMEIINPANLEFQHILISACWESGMDCSKYLNFFVELAINSNYCVAFECLTVIENMVGPFNVPKMDELIEKTKNAADEDPSRFDLLNSLWEVLVDIKASGEPE